The following proteins are co-located in the Streptosporangium brasiliense genome:
- a CDS encoding HAMP domain-containing sensor histidine kinase, with product MRRRLALLAVATTSLVLVAFLVPLAMLVSTVAAERATAEATAQAQSLAALVALGDRGSLDTTLRQVNGANGTPITVFLPDRTSLGVPAPWDRAVELAARGRSITVETPTGREILVAVQGGAGGTSVIRTFVSTGQLRQGVGRAWLVLGLIGLALLTVGIVVADRLARSLIQPVGQVAGVSRRLARGDLDARVDPAGPPEIRDVGTALNHLATRIRELLTREREAVADLSHQLRTPVTALRLEAETLRDKDEAARVGEAVDTLERMVTQVIREARRFRGGVARCDATAVITDRVTFWSALAEDQDRPVRLRIPGTPLPVGVSAQDLAACADLLLENVFANTPDGTPFTVELAPGPDGGALLTITDEGPGFSYPVPVDRGTSGRSSTGLGLDIARRTAEGSGGRMRAGPSPSGGAEITLEFGPAAS from the coding sequence ATGAGACGGCGGCTGGCCCTGCTCGCGGTGGCGACCACCTCGCTGGTCCTGGTCGCCTTCCTCGTGCCGCTGGCCATGCTGGTGAGCACGGTCGCCGCCGAGCGGGCCACGGCCGAAGCCACCGCCCAGGCGCAGTCCCTGGCCGCCCTGGTCGCCCTCGGCGACCGCGGCAGCCTCGACACCACCCTGCGGCAGGTCAACGGGGCCAACGGCACGCCGATCACGGTCTTCCTGCCCGACCGCACCTCCCTCGGCGTCCCGGCCCCCTGGGACCGCGCGGTCGAGCTGGCCGCGCGCGGGCGCAGCATCACCGTCGAGACGCCGACCGGCCGGGAGATCCTGGTGGCCGTCCAGGGCGGGGCCGGCGGCACCTCGGTCATCCGTACGTTCGTGAGCACCGGACAGCTCCGGCAGGGGGTGGGGCGGGCGTGGCTGGTGCTGGGCCTGATCGGGCTGGCGCTGCTCACGGTCGGCATCGTCGTCGCCGACCGGCTCGCCCGCTCGCTGATCCAGCCGGTCGGGCAGGTCGCGGGGGTCTCCCGACGGCTGGCCCGCGGCGACCTGGACGCGCGGGTGGACCCGGCCGGCCCGCCGGAGATCCGCGACGTCGGCACCGCCCTCAACCACCTGGCCACGCGCATCCGCGAGCTGCTCACCCGCGAGCGCGAGGCGGTCGCCGACCTGTCCCACCAGCTCCGCACCCCCGTCACGGCGCTGCGGCTGGAGGCCGAGACCCTGCGCGACAAGGACGAGGCGGCCCGGGTGGGGGAGGCCGTCGACACCCTCGAACGCATGGTCACCCAGGTCATCCGGGAGGCCCGGCGGTTCCGCGGTGGCGTGGCCCGCTGCGACGCCACCGCGGTGATCACCGACCGGGTCACCTTCTGGTCGGCGCTCGCCGAGGACCAGGACCGGCCGGTACGGCTGCGCATCCCCGGCACCCCGCTCCCCGTCGGGGTCAGCGCGCAGGACCTGGCGGCCTGCGCCGACCTGCTGCTGGAGAACGTGTTCGCCAACACTCCTGACGGCACGCCCTTCACCGTCGAGCTGGCGCCCGGGCCGGACGGGGGCGCGCTGCTGACGATCACCGACGAGGGGCCCGGGTTCTCCTACCCGGTGCCGGTCGACCGCGGGACGAGCGGCAGGTCCTCCACCGGCCTGGGCCTCGACATCGCCCGCCGTACGGCGGAGGGCTCCGGCGGCCGGATGCGGGCGGGCCCGTCCCCGTCGGGCGGGGCCGAGATCACCCTGGAGTTCGGCCCGGCGGCGTCCTGA
- a CDS encoding response regulator transcription factor: protein MAQVLLVEDDAQVRSALTRALTERGHAVTSVAAGMPGLTLAVGDRPDLVVLDLGLPDLDGCEVLRMLRAVSAVPVIVATARDDEPEIVRALDAGADDYVVKPFSAAHLDARIRAVLRRGRDSGDGTAPVVVGGLRIEPAAREAALDGVSLGLTPKEFDLLHYLAVRPGQVVTKRELLTEVWRMAYGGADKTVDVHLSWLRRKLGESAQRPRYLQTVHGVGVKIVDPGA from the coding sequence GTGGCACAGGTGCTCCTCGTCGAGGACGACGCCCAGGTCCGGTCCGCGCTGACCCGGGCGCTCACCGAACGCGGGCACGCCGTCACGTCGGTCGCCGCGGGCATGCCGGGGCTCACCCTCGCGGTGGGAGACCGGCCCGACCTGGTCGTGCTCGACCTGGGCCTGCCCGACCTCGACGGCTGCGAGGTGCTGCGCATGCTGCGCGCCGTGAGCGCCGTCCCGGTCATCGTGGCGACCGCGCGCGACGACGAGCCGGAGATCGTCCGGGCGCTGGACGCCGGGGCCGACGACTACGTCGTCAAGCCGTTCAGCGCGGCCCATCTGGACGCCCGGATCCGGGCCGTGCTGCGCCGCGGCCGGGACTCCGGCGACGGGACGGCGCCCGTGGTGGTCGGCGGGCTCCGCATCGAGCCCGCGGCGCGCGAGGCCGCCCTCGACGGGGTCTCGCTGGGTCTCACCCCCAAGGAGTTCGACCTGCTGCACTATCTCGCGGTCCGCCCCGGCCAGGTCGTCACCAAGCGCGAGCTGCTCACCGAGGTGTGGCGGATGGCCTACGGCGGCGCCGACAAGACCGTCGACGTGCACCTGTCCTGGCTGCGCCGCAAGCTCGGCGAGAGCGCCCAGCGCCCCCGCTACCTGCAGACCGTCCACGGTGTCGGCGTGAAGATCGTCGACCCGGGAGCATGA
- a CDS encoding potassium channel family protein: MVDKKNRGDAVVVIGLGRFGGALAVELAGRDVEVLGVDSDPKNVQEFSGRLTHVVCADSTDPDALTQLGIAEFGRAVVGIGNDIEASILTTSILADLGVPDIWAKSINLQHSRILERVGAHHVVQPEHDMGERVAHLVTGRMLDYVEVDEDYALVKTKAPQWADGRSLSELGIRKKYEVTVVGIKKPGGRFTYATSGTVVNGGDILLVAGETDRAERFAEET; the protein is encoded by the coding sequence TTGGTTGACAAGAAGAACCGCGGCGACGCGGTCGTGGTGATCGGCCTGGGCCGGTTCGGCGGTGCGCTGGCGGTGGAGCTGGCGGGCCGCGACGTCGAGGTGCTGGGGGTCGACAGCGACCCCAAGAACGTCCAGGAGTTCTCCGGGCGGCTCACCCACGTGGTCTGCGCCGACTCCACCGACCCCGACGCGCTCACCCAGCTGGGGATCGCCGAGTTCGGTCGGGCGGTGGTCGGCATCGGCAACGACATCGAGGCGAGCATCCTGACCACCTCCATCCTGGCCGACCTCGGCGTGCCCGACATCTGGGCGAAGTCGATCAATCTGCAGCACAGCCGGATCCTGGAGCGGGTCGGCGCCCACCACGTGGTGCAGCCCGAGCACGACATGGGCGAGCGGGTGGCGCACCTGGTCACCGGCCGGATGCTCGACTACGTGGAGGTCGACGAGGACTACGCCCTGGTCAAGACCAAGGCTCCCCAGTGGGCGGACGGCAGGTCCCTGAGCGAGCTGGGCATCCGCAAGAAGTACGAGGTGACCGTGGTCGGGATCAAGAAGCCCGGCGGCAGGTTCACCTACGCCACCTCGGGCACGGTCGTCAACGGCGGCGACATCCTGCTCGTGGCGGGCGAGACCGACCGGGCCGAACGGTTCGCCGAGGAGACCTGA
- a CDS encoding TrkH family potassium uptake protein, whose amino-acid sequence MKNLVRQINTPSRVVVVAFLAVVLSGTALLSLPIAVEQNRAGTWTSALFTATSAVCVTGLAVQDTATHWTIFGELVILVLMQIGGFGIMSLASILALVVSGRLGLRARLNTQAETKTLGPGDVRRVIAGVAKVTLVVETLTAVILSVRFVAGYGEPLGRAVYYGIFHAVSAFTNAGFALWPDSMMRFVTDPWICLPLALTVVAGGLGFPVYAVLRQNWRRPSRWSLHAKITVGMTAVLLTGGTLAVTATEWNNPGTLGALSPGLRVMAGFFHSTMTRSGGLNSVDVSQMHENTWLISDVLMFIGAGSASTGGGIKVTTFALLAYVILAELRGEPDVTAGRRRVPEQLQRQALTIALLSVASVAAGTFVMMMLTPFKLDRVLFEVVSAFGTVGLSTGITPDVGTSGHLVLTTLMLIGRLGPVTLGAALALHVQTRRFRYPEERPLVG is encoded by the coding sequence GTGAAGAACCTGGTCCGGCAGATCAACACGCCCTCACGGGTCGTCGTGGTCGCCTTCCTCGCGGTGGTCCTCAGCGGCACGGCGCTGCTGTCGCTGCCCATCGCCGTCGAGCAGAACCGGGCGGGGACGTGGACCTCCGCCCTGTTCACCGCGACCTCGGCGGTCTGCGTCACCGGACTGGCCGTGCAGGACACGGCGACGCACTGGACGATCTTCGGCGAGCTGGTGATCCTGGTGCTGATGCAGATCGGCGGCTTCGGGATCATGTCGCTCGCCTCGATCCTCGCGTTGGTCGTCTCCGGCAGGCTCGGCCTGCGCGCCCGGCTCAACACCCAGGCCGAGACCAAGACGCTGGGGCCGGGCGACGTGCGCCGGGTGATCGCGGGCGTCGCCAAGGTCACGCTGGTGGTCGAGACGCTGACCGCCGTGATCCTGTCCGTCCGTTTCGTCGCCGGGTACGGCGAGCCGCTCGGCCGCGCCGTGTACTACGGGATCTTCCACGCGGTCTCGGCGTTCACCAACGCCGGGTTCGCGCTCTGGCCCGACAGCATGATGCGGTTCGTCACCGATCCATGGATCTGCCTCCCGCTGGCACTGACGGTGGTCGCCGGGGGCCTCGGCTTCCCGGTCTACGCCGTGCTCCGGCAGAACTGGCGCCGCCCGTCGCGCTGGTCGCTGCACGCGAAGATCACTGTGGGGATGACCGCCGTCCTGCTGACCGGCGGGACCCTGGCCGTCACCGCGACCGAGTGGAACAACCCCGGCACGCTGGGCGCGCTCTCCCCCGGCCTGCGTGTCATGGCCGGGTTCTTTCACAGCACCATGACCCGCAGCGGCGGCCTGAACTCCGTCGACGTCTCCCAGATGCACGAGAACACCTGGCTGATCAGCGACGTGCTGATGTTCATCGGCGCGGGCAGCGCGAGCACCGGCGGCGGCATCAAGGTGACGACGTTCGCGCTGCTCGCCTACGTCATCCTGGCCGAGCTCCGCGGCGAGCCCGACGTCACGGCCGGGCGCCGCCGCGTCCCCGAGCAGCTCCAGCGGCAGGCGCTGACCATAGCCCTGCTCAGCGTGGCCTCGGTCGCCGCCGGCACGTTCGTCATGATGATGCTCACCCCCTTCAAGCTCGACCGCGTACTGTTCGAGGTGGTCTCCGCGTTCGGCACGGTCGGCCTGTCCACGGGGATCACCCCTGATGTCGGCACCAGCGGGCATCTGGTCCTGACGACCCTGATGCTCATCGGCCGGCTCGGCCCGGTGACCCTCGGCGCCGCGCTGGCGCTGCACGTCCAGACCCGTCGGTTCCGCTATCCGGAGGAGCGTCCCCTCGTTGGTTGA
- a CDS encoding AAA family ATPase, with protein MLRRTIEASEVQSPGQLTELLDQEAYLADEGLATAAFLALRMGRPLLLEGEAGVGKTELARTLAAVLGAPLIRLQCYEGLDGPQVLYDWDFARQLLHLKAAEAGGVTDAARLEGEVYDRRFLIARPLLKAVETQPSVLLIDEIDRADVEFEAILLEVLSDFAISIPELGTVRAERPPVVVLTSNRTREVHDALKRRCLYHWLEHPSFDREVAILLRRLPACSETLAEQVAKAAVRLRGAGLVKPPGIAETIDWTEALLTLGARELDPDLAAATLGALLKHREDHETVLGNGIFGDLRR; from the coding sequence GTGCTGAGGCGGACGATCGAGGCGTCGGAGGTGCAGTCGCCCGGGCAGTTGACGGAGCTGCTCGACCAGGAGGCTTACCTCGCCGACGAAGGGCTGGCCACGGCGGCGTTCCTCGCGCTGCGGATGGGCCGGCCGCTGCTGCTCGAAGGGGAGGCCGGCGTCGGCAAGACCGAGCTGGCCAGGACGCTGGCCGCGGTGCTGGGGGCGCCGCTGATCCGGCTGCAGTGCTACGAGGGGCTCGACGGTCCCCAGGTGCTCTACGACTGGGACTTCGCCCGCCAGCTCCTGCACCTGAAGGCCGCCGAGGCCGGCGGGGTGACCGACGCCGCCCGGCTGGAGGGGGAGGTCTACGACCGGCGGTTCCTGATCGCCCGGCCGCTGCTCAAGGCGGTCGAGACCCAGCCCAGCGTGCTGCTCATCGACGAGATAGACCGGGCCGACGTCGAGTTCGAGGCGATCCTGCTGGAGGTGCTCTCGGACTTCGCGATCTCCATCCCGGAGCTCGGCACGGTCCGCGCCGAGCGGCCGCCGGTGGTGGTGCTGACCTCCAACCGCACCCGCGAGGTGCACGACGCGCTGAAGCGGCGCTGCCTCTACCACTGGCTGGAGCACCCCTCCTTCGACCGGGAGGTGGCGATCCTGCTGCGGCGCCTGCCCGCCTGCTCCGAGACCCTCGCCGAGCAGGTCGCCAAGGCGGCCGTACGGCTGCGCGGGGCCGGGCTGGTCAAGCCGCCCGGGATAGCCGAGACCATCGACTGGACCGAGGCCCTGCTGACCCTGGGCGCCCGGGAGCTGGACCCCGATCTGGCCGCGGCCACTCTGGGCGCCCTGCTCAAGCACCGGGAGGACCACGAGACCGTGCTCGGGAACGGGATCTTCGGTGACCTCCGCCGCTGA
- a CDS encoding vWA domain-containing protein: protein MTSAADGPGRPEDAPAVAAAGSRDPAGSGAAVASEDPAGPCAAAASGAPAASGDPAGSGDPAGPGGAGTARDLVAVMTGFARTLRAAGVPADHERTQGLLRALSHLDAAEPRDVYWAGRFTLCASADDLPRYDRVFHAYFGGLRAGRPRPAAVTVTRHIATMSGGAGDGDDSPAPVASASAAEVLRNRDVAKLTGAELAEVHRLLALFRVGREQRRSRRLRPSHRGRLDSRATIRETLRRGGETARLRYRSHRTRPRRAVLLVDVSGSMTPYADTLLRLAHALVRCEPRATEVFSAGTRLTRLTAELRHRDPATAMDAVSRAIPDWSGGTRLGEELRKFLTLNDARGAVVVIASDGWERGDVSLLGAEMARLSRMAHRVIWVNPHKGQEGYRPLTAGMRAALPYIDDFVAGHSLAAFEELAALLGGTHA, encoded by the coding sequence GTGACCTCCGCCGCTGACGGCCCCGGCCGGCCGGAGGACGCCCCGGCCGTCGCCGCGGCGGGCTCCAGGGACCCGGCGGGCTCCGGCGCCGCGGTGGCCTCCGAGGACCCGGCGGGCCCCTGCGCCGCGGCGGCTTCCGGGGCTCCGGCGGCCTCTGGAGACCCGGCGGGCTCCGGGGACCCGGCGGGTCCCGGCGGCGCGGGGACGGCACGGGACCTGGTCGCCGTCATGACCGGGTTCGCCAGGACGTTGCGCGCCGCGGGGGTCCCCGCCGACCACGAGAGGACCCAGGGCCTGCTGCGCGCGCTGTCGCACCTGGACGCCGCCGAGCCGCGCGACGTCTACTGGGCGGGCCGGTTCACCCTGTGCGCCTCGGCCGACGACCTGCCCCGCTACGACCGGGTCTTCCACGCCTACTTCGGCGGGCTGCGCGCGGGCCGCCCGAGACCGGCCGCGGTCACCGTCACCCGGCACATCGCCACCATGTCCGGCGGAGCGGGCGACGGCGACGACAGTCCCGCCCCGGTGGCCAGCGCGAGCGCGGCGGAGGTGCTGCGCAACCGGGACGTGGCCAAGCTGACCGGGGCGGAGCTGGCGGAGGTGCACCGGCTGCTCGCCCTGTTCCGGGTGGGGCGTGAGCAGCGCAGGTCGCGGCGGCTGCGGCCGTCGCACCGGGGGCGGCTGGACAGCAGGGCGACGATCCGCGAGACCCTGCGGCGCGGCGGGGAGACCGCCAGGCTCCGCTACCGCTCGCACCGGACCAGGCCCCGCAGGGCCGTGCTGCTGGTGGACGTCAGCGGCTCCATGACCCCCTACGCCGACACGCTGCTCCGCCTGGCCCACGCGCTGGTCAGGTGCGAGCCGCGGGCCACCGAGGTGTTCAGCGCCGGCACCCGGCTCACCCGGCTCACCGCCGAGCTGCGCCACCGCGACCCGGCCACCGCGATGGACGCCGTCTCGCGCGCCATCCCCGACTGGAGCGGCGGCACCCGGCTGGGTGAGGAGCTCAGGAAGTTCCTGACGCTGAACGACGCCAGGGGAGCGGTGGTGGTGATCGCCTCCGACGGATGGGAGCGCGGCGACGTCTCGCTCCTCGGCGCGGAGATGGCCCGGCTGTCGCGGATGGCGCACCGGGTGATCTGGGTCAACCCCCACAAGGGGCAGGAGGGCTACCGCCCGCTCACCGCGGGGATGCGCGCGGCTCTGCCGTACATCGACGACTTCGTGGCCGGGCACAGCCTGGCCGCCTTCGAGGAACTGGCCGCCCTGCTGGGAGGGACGCATGCGTGA
- a CDS encoding XdhC family protein, protein MRDVLSQIVRWWESGRTFGLATVVDTFRSAPRPPGASMAVLGEEAEGSVSGGCVEGAVYELAREVVATGTPVLQRYGVSDDDAFSAGLTCGGIIDVFVEPVSRETFPELGAVAASMREREPVAVATVLAGPGAVGARRVVWPDRSAGSLGVARLDEAVDDDARGMLAQGLTGVRRYGSHGERRLDELSVFVHSFAPPPRMLVFGAIDFAAAVARIGKFLGYHVVVCDARPVFATAKRFPEADEVIVKWPHDYLTSITVDERTAICVLTHDPRFDVPLLEVALRTPAGYVGAMGSRRTHEDRLVRLREAGLEEAELKRLRSPIGLDLGARTPEETAVSIVAELIQLRWGGSGQPLTDGSGRIHGDGPQA, encoded by the coding sequence ATGCGTGACGTGCTGTCGCAGATCGTACGGTGGTGGGAGTCCGGGCGGACCTTCGGGCTGGCCACCGTGGTGGACACCTTCCGCAGCGCGCCCCGGCCGCCGGGCGCGTCCATGGCCGTGCTGGGGGAGGAGGCGGAGGGCAGCGTCTCGGGCGGCTGCGTCGAGGGGGCCGTCTACGAGCTGGCCCGGGAGGTGGTCGCCACCGGCACGCCGGTGCTGCAGCGGTACGGCGTGAGCGACGACGACGCCTTCTCGGCCGGTCTGACCTGCGGCGGAATCATCGACGTGTTCGTCGAGCCGGTCTCGCGCGAGACCTTCCCCGAGCTGGGGGCGGTCGCCGCGTCGATGCGGGAGCGCGAGCCGGTGGCGGTGGCGACCGTGCTGGCCGGGCCGGGCGCGGTCGGCGCCCGCAGGGTGGTCTGGCCGGACCGCTCCGCCGGCTCGCTGGGCGTGGCCCGGCTGGACGAGGCGGTGGACGACGACGCGCGGGGCATGCTCGCGCAGGGGCTCACCGGGGTCCGCAGGTACGGCTCGCACGGCGAGCGGCGGCTCGACGAGCTCTCGGTCTTCGTGCACTCCTTCGCCCCGCCGCCCCGGATGCTGGTCTTCGGCGCGATCGACTTCGCCGCCGCGGTGGCCCGGATCGGCAAGTTCCTCGGCTACCACGTGGTCGTGTGCGACGCCCGCCCGGTCTTCGCCACGGCCAAGCGCTTCCCGGAGGCCGACGAGGTGATCGTCAAGTGGCCGCACGACTACCTGACCTCGATCACCGTGGACGAGCGGACCGCGATCTGCGTGCTCACCCACGACCCCCGCTTCGACGTCCCGCTGCTGGAGGTGGCCCTGCGCACCCCGGCGGGCTACGTCGGCGCGATGGGCTCGCGCCGCACCCACGAGGACCGGCTGGTCCGGCTGCGCGAGGCGGGCCTGGAGGAGGCCGAGCTGAAACGGCTCCGCTCGCCGATCGGGCTGGACCTGGGCGCGCGGACGCCGGAGGAGACCGCGGTCTCCATCGTCGCCGAGCTGATCCAGCTCCGCTGGGGAGGTTCGGGACAGCCCCTCACCGACGGCTCCGGCCGGATCCACGGTGACGGGCCGCAGGCGTGA
- a CDS encoding nucleotidyltransferase family protein: MITRGEAAERAPVAGLLLAAGSGSRLGTPKALVEFGGERLVDRGVRLLHDGGCHPVVVVLGAAIAQVRGAVAVRNPEWRSGMGSSLRVGLDALPDEVRHVVIALVDQPFVGPEAVRRLIRAARDGASVAVATYGGAPRNPVLIAREHFAEVAALATGDVGARPFLRAHPELVAGVPCDDAGDPADIDTPADLSALRAAGRPAQAP, translated from the coding sequence GTGATCACGCGGGGGGAGGCCGCCGAGCGGGCGCCGGTCGCGGGGCTGCTGCTGGCGGCCGGCTCGGGCTCGCGGCTCGGCACGCCGAAGGCGCTGGTGGAGTTCGGCGGGGAGCGGCTGGTGGACCGCGGGGTCCGGCTGCTCCACGACGGCGGCTGCCACCCCGTGGTCGTCGTGCTCGGGGCCGCCATCGCGCAGGTGCGCGGGGCGGTGGCCGTACGGAATCCGGAGTGGCGCTCGGGGATGGGCTCCTCGCTGCGCGTGGGCCTGGACGCGCTCCCCGATGAGGTGCGGCACGTGGTGATCGCCCTGGTGGACCAGCCGTTCGTCGGCCCGGAGGCGGTGCGGCGGCTGATCCGGGCCGCCCGGGACGGCGCCTCGGTCGCCGTCGCCACCTACGGCGGGGCGCCGAGGAACCCGGTGCTGATCGCCAGGGAGCACTTCGCGGAGGTCGCCGCGCTCGCCACCGGCGACGTCGGTGCCCGGCCGTTCCTGCGGGCGCACCCTGAGCTGGTCGCCGGCGTGCCCTGCGACGACGCCGGCGACCCGGCCGACATCGACACCCCGGCGGACCTGTCCGCGCTGCGCGCGGCGGGGCGCCCGGCGCAGGCGCCGTGA